Below is a genomic region from Venturia canescens isolate UGA chromosome 1, ASM1945775v1, whole genome shotgun sequence.
ACCGACAGTGAGTCCATTATTTTCAACATGATCGAATGAGTAATCGTTCCTTAATTCATTAGTAGTTTCCTTCACgagaattggaaaaatattttttatcgttttcctGCTGGGCAGAAAACCCAGTGAatgtttgttcaatatttcattctaTTTGCATTATTGTTGCAGGTACATATCCATTCTGGAGATTGAAAACTCCAGAAGAGCATGAGGCAGAGACCGgtataaaatccaaagaaGCTAGAAAGTATATATTCAATTGTCTGGACGATATCGGTCAGGTGAATGTACCAACGGATCTCGAGGGTGGTCAGCTTCTTGCTGAGAAAGCCGATAGAAGAGAATTCATCGACCTTCTCAAAAGGATGCTCACTATGGACCAGGTAGTAATATCTAATTGATGATAAAGgagaattgaagaaatttctcaatgattctgttttcatttcaatcaaacggtaactttgttttttcccCCTTAATTGGTAAAAGGAGCGCCGCATTACGCCCGTCGAAGCGCGTGATCACCTCTTCGTATCACTCAACCATCTTGTGGATTACGCCCATTGCAACAACGTCAAGGCATCGGTACAAATGATGGAGGTTGCCCGAAGAGCCGGTGACTTCACCGCAAGTCCGGCACATCATCAACCACCACCGGCTCCACAACCACCACCACCGACATCTCTCGTCGCTAATTTTGTACCCACGACCAACGGTAGCGCAGTTACTTTGACTTTCAACAATCAATTGACGAATCAAGTACAACGGTTAGTCAGAGAACATCGCACCGCCCAGCCCGGATATGACAATTTGGTTAGTACCCTCGAGGGAGTTttcttcaaacattttttaaaacaaagatttatattttgttgaattatttaatatttCAGTATCAGATATACAGCAACAGCAGTCGGAGAGCAACGCAATACAGTGGGTCGTCGAGCGGATCGAACAGCGGACGAAGTGCTGTTCATGATTTTCCGCATCAGTTGGTGCCCGGAATTCTGTGTCCACCTCCAGGGTATCAGACGATGCCGAGCCCGGCGAAACACGTCGTCGTTGCACAACCTCCACAAGCTCAACAGGCACCGTTGCAAATTCAACCGTCGATAATATCGCAACAAGCAGTTGTGGCTGCGGCCGCCGCGGCTCAACAGCAATACGCCGCAGTTCCGGTTTCCATGGTTGAAACCGGACGGCAAATGTTACTTACCGTAAGTTACAATACATTcatttaaatatatatgtatcaatattttttatagcaaaaaaGGAGTCACAGTCGAATCTGAAATAATGGAAATTTTCCATTTAGAAAGATGAACGAAACTTTAAGTTTTCATGAAACACCCAATTTTTaaatagaagagaaaaaaatcatataaacaGAAATTGCGAAGACTTTATAGaactttttcttcatcaagtgaaatcgatataaattttacgtGTATCACAGTATGTAGAAAAAGTCGAAATGTGTTTCTATCTGAATTATCAGAGAATAATTTAATGACCCTATGAAATTCCTGGTGAAAGGTGAATTTTGGTACTTGTATCGTGATTTCATAACCTGGTGAATGATCCTTCCGCGTGTACATAAGTGTCCCACGATCGGTTTTCAGAATGCGGTACAAACTTCGTGGCCCGGTGGTAGTAGGCAAATGGCCGCAATCGTACCATCCTGGCAACAATTGCCACCCCAACATGCAGCCATTCAGCAGCCTCTTTTGAGCGACGCTGGTGACTGGGGTAGACCTCTCATCGTAGATAGTTCCGCGATCCTGCAGGTAAATACGTTGCCCTTCCCATCTTCAAATCCTACTAATTTCTGCATTTCTAAACATTTTCATTCGCATGTTAATATTCCTTCTTTTACTAACTCCAAGATCGTTATGGAACGAAATCGAGAGAAACATCGAACGTTGGCGTTTCTTTTGGACACCTTTGGACGAACTTGCCGacaaatttttacgaaaattccTTCTCGCTCACCCTTTGTATGGTCCCAATCCATGTCTTCGACAAATACCAGACTATTCTTACAAAGTATCCGAGTATTCGAAcattttattcacttttcaGGTCAAGAGATTCGGTTGTTGAAACGAATTGTGCTATTAGTATCAAAAACTGGACgtgtttcgttgaaaaatatacaCAGTAAATAAATTGCCTCTCTGATTCCAAAAGACTTGCAATTTTAAGAATATTCTACGCgcttcaaatccaaaaaacttGAAGGAATACAAAAACTGAGTTGGATTGCActagaatcgttctgctttcCATGAAACATGATTTATCGTTTCGAAAAAGAATAGTGGTGGTTCGATCAAAACTCCGCGAATTTATATTATAATATGTGATGAATGAAACAATGagattaatgaaattattgttttGGGGGAGTTGCAGCGGCCGGTGTTCCCCGTTGCCGAAGTTTATAACACTGGTGCATTGGTTGAGCACCCTTCGCAGAGTTGGGGAAAACGGAGCGTAACAAAGCATCATCAACATCATCTGACAGTACCGCAACAATCGCAACACAGGCATGAGCACAAGAAGGAAACTCAACAATTGAGTCCGGTTAAAAAACGCGTCAAAGAAAGCACACCACCGAGTAGTATGAGGCGTCATTCCCCTGTAAACGGACATTGGCAACAGCAGCCAGTTCAGTCGCATCACCACAGTGGTAAACACGTCAGTAATCACAATGTCGAACATCAACAAGTGACGTCAGTTCGTCAACAAACCATCACGATACACGATACCCCTTCACCGGCTGTTTCCGTTATTACTATCAGCGATAGTGAGGACGAAACTCCGggaaaatggtaattttttgcACCATGAGTTCTCTCAgtataaaaagaaaactaaCTTCATCACAAGTTCTTCGAGAGCAAAGACAATTTGAGCACTTAATCCTGTATCTTTTTAAATCTAGTTTATTTTTGTCTGTTGGAATTCGTGATTcggtttttttaaaactttttctgataaaaactttgtttccaGCACTCAATCGACCCCGAGAATCGTCCAGAATTCGCAGACGACACATTCGATCAGCAATCAACAAACTCACAGCAACGGCCATGCTAATCCTCAGCACAGTACGACAAGGGCCCAGCGTAAAAACGTCATTAGTTGCGTAACTGTAGCAGATAGCGATGGTGAAGCTAGTCCCGGTAGAGGTCATGCTCATTTGTACCAACACCTTCCGCAACATCATCCGCAGCCTCAACACACCACACAGCACATAAAACACGAGCCACAGCTTCAACATCACATAAGGTTTGTGTACGgcgttgaaatcgaaaaaaagatGTTCGAGCCGAATTTAAGTTCACATTGTTTTTCCCTTTATGTGGTTATGCCAAAATGAGCATACTCTTTAATTGTTTGTGATGATTATTCGGCGCACAGTAGTTCCGGCTATTCGTCGCAATCCCAGAAGAAACGACTTTTGGCGAAAGTACAGTCCGAGTGCAACATGATCAACGTGGCAACAAAACCTGAACCGGGAGTCGAGTATCTTGCGCCTCATCCGTGCCACGCGCCAGCCTGCAAAGAACCACCGACTTATCAGGTTAGATTTTTTCCTGCAATCCCCTAGTTTTTGTATCTCTTTACTTTATTCCCCAACTGATTTACTCATCTACGAcaaattttattaacaaacatttttcgtatatttcaaagaaattgtaaatgaatccTCACCATTTCCGCGTGAATTGTATTTAATGAAATCCATTCAAGAATTCCTTTTTTGTCACGAAAAATGGAGTTTGATCTTTGATTGAAGTTTCACTTCTTTATTATGTCactcaaaatgaaaatattttttacttcgATTCTGAACTCTGTATCCTGTAGAATCGTACATTTATTCTTAATTAccatgggggaaaaaaaaaacacttgaaaaattgaggattacGACGAGAGAAGCTGTTTGCGTCGAACGGAGACACTTGGCCACTCGTATCTCAATAAAACGTctcgggaatgtttttttctaggACGACGGCTATGACATGCATGACTACTTGTTACAGTACGTTACAACGAGTAGTTCGCATCCTCATCTGCAAGAGCAGCATATTGTTTATACGACTGGGGCAGAAAAGCGCGTATCATGGCCAGGCAAACGAGCGGAATACAAACACGAGTACGTACAACCGCCGGCGGCACACTCGAGGGATCATCAAAAGTGGACAGTCGCGAATCCGGTTCACCAATACAGGTCAGTTTTTCAATGGAATGAACTATCTCGGATCAGTAAAACGcatgtattatttttttttgcatcgaaGTTCAAATTGCACTcgtggaattttgaaaatgttacAAAACTGTTCAAAGTACCGAATGAAAAGGGGAATACATGTATTAATTCATCAGATACCTTGAGCGAGCTacgtttattttcttttgttgaGTATTGAatcaattatttgaaaatggtataaatttatttgataCATATTCATAGTCACTTTTTAATAATGCCCTGGGCTTGAAATTAATCGAACGTGAGTAAAGCAAGGTTGCTCGCTATCGAGAAATTCTTGCAGATTGTATTCCTCTATATTTGCACTGAAAATATTGCAGTTGAAAAAAGCGTATATAGTTTATTTGGATTGCGGTGATTGCTTGAAAATTGATAATTCGTAATCGAAAAAACTGCATCAAATCGAATTGTTGGAAGCCTCGggcgtatttttttctttggtttttgttgcccgaacgaaaaaatgatgaagagCGCGTATTTGAAATAATCGTGACGGAGGACTGTTAAATGCATAAAttgtaaagaaaaacaaaaacggtGTTCGTTGGTTGGGGTTTTTGTAGGCAGAGCCAGGTGGTGGGTTCGGCGGGTCATCCGGTACATAGCCACAGCCACAGCCACCACGGGCACCCGGCTCATCTGAGTCCCGGAGGTGGAGGTGGCGGTGGCCGAAGTCCCGCTGGTGGACCGGTGGTTGGGGGAGCTCAACACCTGGGTCAACCCCTTTACCAGGAATACGCTCATGTCAGATCGCGGGCACATCCGGTACCACCGCCTGTTTACGTTACCGCCGCACCCTCGCAGGCTCCAACCGCCATTCAGCAACAGCAAGTGCCCACCTATCAGGGATTCACACCCGGGTGGGTACCTAGACACCTAGTTGATGCATGCATGTGTGTACCATTTATTATTACTTTATTCTACTTTActttaaatattatttctctCGTTCGTCTCATATCTTTTAAAATACCAATTATTTGACCACTCAGAGCGAATATTTGCGTGTGATAAGTAGCATTtgatttctttattatttctgCTATCCGCCGATGCTCTTGGTTCATCAAGAGCAACAATTAGGATGGATTCCTTAAGTTTTACGTCAGATTACCTCTATGGATTTATTTGGGACAGttgattcaaaaatttccTTAAATACTCGTGATTTCTCGGTGATgtcttgataaaaaaatgtattcaaatGCTAAATACAGAAATGTCCATTCGTTGATTCGATAGTAGCTCAATGgattttgataattaaaaaaacaagacGAAATTGAACGCTTCAACATGTTTACGAAAAGATAATTTATTTCATAAGCGAAAagtattattttcaataactgTATTATTATCTTGCTACTTTTCTTTATTACCCAAACTCACTCGTTTAGCAATTAATAATCGAGTctgtaattacggatttgtatacTTTTCATTGCTCATTATAAATACTGttgaatttgaccattgaggATTTTACAAATTAAGTATGTTCATGTGACCTGTATATCAGAATGATTTGGCAGAACAATTGAGGCAAAGAAATAGATCAATTTCCGCTGAATACACCATGTCCAAGTATATCGTAGTTTAGTGCATCATTTCTAAGTAATCAATCGATTTGATCAATCGACCTTTGAAAGTCTGAAACGTAGAAAAGTTGCATGATTTGAGtactattattataatgattgcaagaatttttttcaattattggtAGTCTCGGTTCAGTATagttgacaatacaaattttactGATTCTTCACTTACTTACCTGAGCTTTTTATAAACACCACAATTATTCTGCATTTATCGACAAAATTTCTATCATTTTGTGTTGTATTTGTGcagacaaaatgaattttttctcagcacTAAATGAATTATCATTAATTTGAAGAATAATCCTCTTTTCGGTTCTTACTGAATTGATTTTCACCCATTGGTGTAATATGAATTAGTGTCAATTTATAAGCACGCACTCTGAATGATCGTCAAATTGTTTCGAAGAACCGCATTTGTCAGAGTAATTCAGAGCTTTGCTGTCACACTTTTCGCCtctaaacaaaaataattagaaaataGTATGATGAAAATGCAGATCGAAGATTTGCAACTGAATCGACAAGACTCTAATGCGTTTTATCGCGTgttcttttttgtttgtttctctTTACAGCTCGTCACCACTAACGTTGTATGATTCTAGTCGAGCATTGCCACCACCGGCACATCATAGCTCGGCAAGACCACTGCTGGCGAGTCACGCGGCTCACCCACTGCCTGCTCATATGCAACCAACAGCAGTCTACGGACTGGCTCCCTTATCACCGGCTAAACATCAATATCAGTCCTCTGGCTTATGGTTCACGgaataaattgagaaaatgaacGGTTCTCATCTCGAGGAATTTGAAATATAACGCgcgcaaattttcaattatttcatcgaCTCAAAACGGAgcaaaaagtcatgaaaaatggCTACGTGACATcctttttgtttgggttttttttagagaaaacCAGGAAAGAAAATAGTCGACGAAGTCCGAGCCTGAACGGTGCTCACGTTGACACTCGACAATAAGGGAATCTCCGTGAAGAAAGTGGaagaacgaagaaagaaaCACAAAgaacgtaatttttttactccgagacgaaaaaatctcgttttcaCATTTTATCGAGTTACAAAATTAGCGCATTGGAACTAAACAAACAAAcatgaaaaagggaaaaaatttaaaagcgGAGAAGTTAGGCTATTTCAACATTTATGACACGttgaaacttcaaaaatccgTCCTACGCAGGGAAATGTACGTACGTCGCTCTTTCCCTTCGTACTGCCCGTTTCCGAATTGAATACACTCACAACCATACacagaagataaaaaaattgtttcagcTCTGCCTGAGGTTTGTTGTGTATAACCTCAAAGTCGCATTCCCAAGCAATGAGACTCTGTTGAACTTGCGAAATTCCAATGTCAGAATCGCAAAAACGGTCGACTCAGACACATGGTCAAATAGACCGGATGAAATAATGAGGCGTAGAATAAAATACGCTTCtcgaaagaattaaaaaataaagctGCGAGAATCGAAATTACAAGTTATTTCCAAACGACTGTATTTTCgcgaaaaatatttgcaaaGTTTATTGCAAAAAAGCAAAATGTCGCCTGAAATCTTAAGTTTTCAAAATGACTCGCAATTCATCCGCGTCTCAAGCtatattttgcttttttgaaataaattttacaactatTTTTCTCGGAGTTACAGTTGTTTGAAAACAGCCTGAAAATTCGATGCTCCCAGCTTTATCCTTTAATTCTTTCGAGTAGTGTGTTGAGGTTCtaattttcgcatttttttcataccacGTTCTTGGACTACCCTGACATCTCGTTTTATCTTCAATAACCGTTGGATCAGgcagaaattattgaaaatattcacaCGAACATAGTGTGATGtatgaatattttcttttactcCTACGGTTGCGACACTAAATCAAAAAGTGGTGGAAACAAATGTTTCGGTTCAACTGGAGTGTTGATTGATTGGACGAATTATGTTTTAAGCATGGACGCTCGTCAGTTCTATTTGAATAGATACGGAAGGAAGGTGAAATGTAGATACTCAGGTCCAAGCGTATcggcaaaaaaattttcacacgaTACTTTTGATCTAATTATTCAGTTGAGTTTCTAGTTTATCAACTAGAACTAACATTATCAAAAAACATAATGAAATATTGTATATAACATAGAACTCGTATTGCCCATTATGAGGTTTGTgcataaaagaaagaaaaaataacaggAAAGATAGGGAAATAGTGGATTTATATTCGATATCACGAATGTATATGGAATTTCTTACAATCAAGATGACattgacgtgaaaaaaaattattcgtaaCATAACCtatatatttatcattttacgattattcgtattttatattttgtgtTTAACTCCACTGCTCATTAATAATTCTTATTGTATACGTCATTCATTTCACCCCCGCGTCTTTCATGATTCGTGTTTCTTCCCTGGTAAATTGTACATATtagaaggaaaaaagggatTGTAAGAGATTTTTCGTTACTTGTGACGAATCCATTACCATACggaatgtttttcaaatattttcgataGCTTAGGAATTTTGCGTAAAATATTCACCAAGATTCCTCAGCTTACTAGCATGAGGatattgttttgtttttgtattcGTTAAGGGGTATTTCGTAGTGCATTGGGTCTGAACGAGGGGTTTTTAGTGTAAAggcctttttttcaaaattcgttgcgtgctgtgtgatttttttccaatttattataACTCTGAGCAAAcccattaaataataaatagatTGCAACTTTCGAAATGCAGTGGATGTATTTCAACAGAAAGGTGGATTTTGAGAAACATTTAAATAGTTTTTGTAcaggaaatatttttcatcgattctcTTTCATCGCTTACACGGAATTTCCGGAAACGAAGAAATAATTGACATTCAGTCCAGTTTAAAATCCAATCAATATGGTGAAACATTGTCGTTTCAAGTAAATTTATTGTTCACTGTCTTGTTATCTTTGCAAAGAAACTCAGTCAGTGGAATGTAATAATTCTTTTATTAATTGATAGTTATCGATTGCTTTATTGTCCCTgaacaaaaatcattgaatcgAGAAAACTTATCTACAAACAAAGATTAGAACACGTTTCTTAATCTACACTTGCACTGCATCCACTAGCTGGTTCTTGAGAAAagacaaaaagtatttgttaACTTACGAAAAACATTATGTGTGTATATTTCCTCCATTTATATTAGTATCATCAAGGTTATTATTGCTATTATCGGTGTATTGCGAATATcggtatttttatcattatcatttcttatcaattatttcataagAGTGATCTACCTTATTTGCAAATACAAATATagtttttaccacatggtttaAGATATTATTATTGCGACACATGAtggttcataaaaaaaatagtaagaattgaACGATAAAGGTAGggttaaatatttgaaatgtttGCGTCGTTATATGTTTTGTCAGGGTTTGTTCTTTCCcataacgaaaaagaaaaaattgaaatcaatgGTAGAGTACGAGATAAAagtatgaagtaaaaaatacaTCACATAACTTTTACGAAATAATTGATAGTAGGGggaatatttgaaagaaaaaaatcgagatgtaTTCGTTTGCGAACCTTTTACTTTCTGGACGTGTGTacatatatcgaaaaaaaatttggtatcCAGGAagtgttttttaaataaatttttgggCTGGTTCGTACATCTCTATTAATGTTGTAATTTTTTCGGGAATGTGTGGTTTTGTCATAACATCCATTGTCGGATTACGAAAGTAATAATAATTGCCCGTCGCGCGTTCTCAGTCGGAGAGTAAAACGCAACAAtccccaatgaaatatcatGAGAAAGAAAACAGAAAGAACGGTAAATCGTGCATAAATGTAAATAATCTTTTATTTCGTCGCAATAGTTTTTATCAATACCTCATTTTGTTACCGAATCATGTTCTTCCTCACGAAATGGCAAATCATCGCAGAATattcaaagaaaatatgaaaaatcaatgTTACGTTAAACGAGAATGACTTTTTGCGCATTAAGTAGTAACCACCGCCCATTCTTACGTTCCTCTGTGAGTATTCGTGgcttttttttgtgtacatatgaaaataattgaccCGAATAAcccgaaaaattaattttcctcagcatgaacatgaaaattttttggggaTTGCTTGCtgaaaagaaatctcgttccTTCTAAGAATCTGCTCTTATAGTTctggaatttttatcatgagtttTATAAACGGTTCTAGTTGCCGGCTAAAATCTTCGAAATATAGGAAAGCAGCAACAGTcgcatttgattttttctgttttccttGTTGCGTCGCGACACCCGGTCAACTTTCCTTTTGGAGTATGAAACCACGCGGCGACTGCATGTGCGAGCTCTTacaaaataatcgataaaaatttaagaCACGAAAAGTCCTTTCTTAGTTAACAACTCGTGCTCATTTCTGAATCAAGGCGTCCCAATGAACAACACacatttacgaaaaataaaagaggaacaattttcaatttaggTGTCCGTGAAAAACGGAGTTTTAAGGGATGAATAGCGCGTTGTTAATTATATTCGCTACGTTATACATGATAATTGAACGTATCAAACCCGCGATAAGTACGGGAGTAGAGTGGTAAACATTTGTGTTATTCCTTTTTTAGCCATTCTCCAGCCTTTTTAAAACATTCGAGTAGAAGGCGAATATCTATCAACGTGTTAGCAAACGATacaagtaaagaaaaaaactttgtacaAATTTATCGTTTGCGTCCTACGGTCAATAACTTCCTCGGAGGAGACTCAATCAAATCAATGTGCGTTCTCACCTCCTGGGTCGTTCATGAATAACGACTTAgcgaagaagagaaaataatattaacgAGGGGTCCCCAGTAACGCGTTTTCCGAGGAGACTAACGTGTTTCCCTTTTGTTTTTGAGGCCCAGCTCCTCGTTTCCAAAGACTATTGCAAGGAAAAGTCCGGGAATTGAACGTTTATTGACGAGGACGTATAACGCGTGACCTACTAACGACACGTATATCGTTTATGACATTATTATCATTGCTATGATTGCTGTGAAATAAAGGGAAAAGGTGAATATTTAACCAAGTCGATGTGCCTGTTTGACGACTAAtcgtaataaatatatatctatatgtatatacTGTAATACTGAATACCCATAAGCACACTCATATATGGAGAGCCGGGAGCAAAGTGAACTAGTTTTGTGCTTACCCACGAGGCTTGCTCCACTTTCATTCTTATTGTctcaaatatataaataaattactTAAGATCTgggtatgaaaataaaataaatgagacATATTAATAGGCGAGAACAAAAAACGTGCACGGTAGTACGTTCTAATGAATCCTTTGAATAACGCAACAAAAGTTCGAGTATAAACGCATGAAACGTAAGAGAAGAGGAAATAGAAGTACTGAATGGGACTTTTGTACATCAAAATTACAATTTCCTCGCGTGTTTATgtctatatgtatataaatgtatGCGTACGCCGCGCCTCCACAGATATGTTTGtagaatttgtaaaaacaaCGATCGACGATAATTATCTGTATTTACCTTGACGCGATGCATCgagtcgttttttcatttcgaccCCAGTTTATGGCTTCGATTATTCCTACGACTAGTTCTTTTATCACACGAATTTgaagctcgattttttttccgataaaaggaaaattgaaatttgaccGATCGTACCTACACCGTACTTTCAGCATTCATTTTCGGACTCGCTCTAATTGTTTAGTATGAAAAATACGTCCAATGATGTTTTCTAAAACAACGATTTAACGATTTGATCCGCTATGAATTGTAATGCACGAATTATATTTCGCGTACAATTATAATATGTGTCTGGACAAATAGGAATTTGTCACAGTGTATCCTATTTGTACAAATATGTTTCGATTTATTgtgaagaaacgaaaatatgtatttttccacataaatttatttgtaaatgtcatta
It encodes:
- the Hipk gene encoding homeodomain-interacting protein kinase 2 isoform X4; translation: MCDMFIQTQQTSSVNSSSSNSSSSSNNTAHHHSKKRKLDYNVSQPVIQHPLVQSTGDYQFDNIGLQRYSVSGNNTAFTTLHNNGLQKSPNQQTLVRASTIKLLDTYQRCGQKRKTWSREGNGEELAVHSTTNPTGGNTVVPQVSTQHQQQQQQPQQHKTTTTMTSHSKQVANTGNGAGGGSNPQGDGDYQLVQHEVLYSMTNQYEVLEFLGRGTFGQVVKCWKKGTNEIVAIKILKNHPSYARQGQIEVSILSRLSQENADEFNFVRAYECFQHKSHTCLVFEMLEQNLYDFLKQNKFSPLPLKYIRPILGQVISALIKLKQLGLIHADLKPENIMLVDPVRQPYRVKVIDFGSASHVSKAVCNTYLQSRYYRAPEIILGLPFCEAIDMWSLGCVVAELFLGWPLYPGSSEYDQIRYISQTQGLPTEHMLNNASKTTKFFYRDTDSTYPFWRLKTPEEHEAETGIKSKEARKYIFNCLDDIGQVNVPTDLEGGQLLAEKADRREFIDLLKRMLTMDQVERRITPVEARDHLFVSLNHLVDYAHCNNVKASVQMMEVARRAGDFTASPAHHQPPPAPQPPPPTSLVANFVPTTNGSAVTLTFNNQLTNQVQRLVREHRTAQPGYDNLYQIYSNSSRRATQYSGSSSGSNSGRSAVHDFPHQLVPGILCPPPGYQTMPSPAKHVVVAQPPQAQQAPLQIQPSIISQQAVVAAAAAAQQQYAAVPVSMVETGRQMLLTNAVQTSWPGGSRQMAAIVPSWQQLPPQHAAIQQPLLSDAGDWGRPLIVDSSAILQRPVFPVAEVYNTGALVEHPSQSWGKRSVTKHHQHHLTVPQQSQHRHEHKKETQQLSPVKKRVKESTPPSSMRRHSPVNGHWQQQPVQSHHHSGKHVSNHNVEHQQVTSVRQQTITIHDTPSPAVSVITISDSEDETPGKCTQSTPRIVQNSQTTHSISNQQTHSNGHANPQHSTTRAQRKNVISCVTVADSDGEASPGRGHAHLYQHLPQHHPQPQHTTQHIKHEPQLQHHISSSGYSSQSQKKRLLAKVQSECNMINVATKPEPGVEYLAPHPCHAPACKEPPTYQDDGYDMHDYLLQYVTTSSSHPHLQEQHIVYTTGAEKRVSWPGKRAEYKHEYVQPPAAHSRDHQKWTVANPVHQYRQSQVVGSAGHPVHSHSHSHHGHPAHLSPGGGGGGGRSPAGGPVVGGAQHLGQPLYQEYAHVRSRAHPVPPPVYVTAAPSQAPTAIQQQQVPTYQGFTPGSSPLTLYDSSRALPPPAHHSSARPLLASHAAHPLPAHMQPTAVYGLAPLSPAKHQYQSSGLWFTE
- the Hipk gene encoding homeodomain-interacting protein kinase 2 isoform X3 translates to MCDMFIQTQQTSSVNSSSSNSSSSSNNTAHHHSKKRKLDYNVSQPVIQHPLVQSTGDYQFDNIGLQRYSVSGNNTAFTTLHNNGLQKSPNQQTLVRASTIKLLDTYQRCGQKRKTWSREGNGEELAVHSTTNPTGGNTVVPQVSTQHQQQQQQPQQHKTTTTMTSHSKQVANTGNGAGGGSNPQGDGDYQLVQHEVLYSMTNQYEVLEFLGRGTFGQVVKCWKKGTNEIVAIKILKNHPSYARQGQIEVSILSRLSQENADEFNFVRAYECFQHKSHTCLVFEMLEQNLYDFLKQNKFSPLPLKYIRPILGQVISALIKLKQLGLIHADLKPENIMLVDPVRQPYRVKVIDFGSASHVSKAVCNTYLQSRYYRAPEIILGLPFCEAIDMWSLGCVVAELFLGWPLYPGSSEYDQIRYISQTQGLPTEHMLNNASKTTKFFYRDTDSTYPFWRLKTPEEHEAETGIKSKEARKYIFNCLDDIGQVNVPTDLEGGQLLAEKADRREFIDLLKRMLTMDQERRITPVEARDHLFVSLNHLVDYAHCNNVKASVQMMEVARRAGDFTASPAHHQPPPAPQPPPPTSLVANFVPTTNGSAVTLTFNNQLTNQVQRLVREHRTAQPGYDNLYQIYSNSSRRATQYSGSSSGSNSGRSAVHDFPHQLVPGILCPPPGYQTMPSPAKHVVVAQPPQAQQAPLQIQPSIISQQAVVAAAAAAQQQYAAVPVSMVETGRQMLLTNAVQTSWPGGSRQMAAIVPSWQQLPPQHAAIQQPLLSDAGDWGRPLIVDSSAILQRPVFPVAEVYNTGALVEHPSQSWGKRSVTKHHQHHLTVPQQSQHRHEHKKETQQLSPVKKRVKESTPPSSMRRHSPVNGHWQQQPVQSHHHSGKHVSNHNVEHQQVTSVRQQTITIHDTPSPAVSVITISDSEDETPGKCTQSTPRIVQNSQTTHSISNQQTHSNGHANPQHSTTRAQRKNVISCVTVADSDGEASPGRGHAHLYQHLPQHHPQPQHTTQHIKHEPQLQHHISSSGYSSQSQKKRLLAKVQSECNMINVATKPEPGVEYLAPHPCHAPACKEPPTYQDDGYDMHDYLLQYVTTSSSHPHLQEQHIVYTTGAEKRVSWPGKRAEYKHEYVQPPAAHSRDHQKWTVANPVHQYRQSQVVGSAGHPVHSHSHSHHGHPAHLSPGGGGGGGRSPAGGPVVGGAQHLGQPLYQEYAHVRSRAHPVPPPVYVTAAPSQAPTAIQQQQVPTYQGFTPGWVPRHLVDACISSPLTLYDSSRALPPPAHHSSARPLLASHAAHPLPAHMQPTAVYGLAPLSPAKHQYQSSGLWFTE